CGGGCATCGACAGCGCGGTGATCGCGACGGGCGAGCTGGACCGCTGAGCGGCGGGGGCTCCGCGCCGCGGACCGACTGAAGCGGCGCACGCGATCACCCCAGGTCGCCCCGGGATCGGGGAGCCGGACAAACGAACGGGAGGCGGTCAACGATGATGCGGGCGTTGTTCTCCGGAGTCTCCGGATTGCAGAACCACCAGATCCGCATGGACGTGGTGGCGAACAACATCGCCAACGTCAACACGATCGGCTTCAAGGCGAGCCGCGCGCTGTTCACCGAGGCGATGAACCAGGTCCTGCGCGGCGCGAGCGCGCCGCAGAACAACCGCGGCGGGACGAACCCCTCGCAGGTGGGCCTGGGCGTGATGCTGGCGAGCATCGACACGATCCTCTCGCCCGGCAGCGCGCAGGTCACGGGCG
This genomic stretch from Clostridia bacterium harbors:
- a CDS encoding flagellar hook-basal body complex protein, with the translated sequence MMRALFSGVSGLQNHQIRMDVVANNIANVNTIGFKASRALFTEAMNQVLRGASAPQNNRGGTNPSQVGLGVMLASIDTILSPGSAQVTGENTDMAIQGNGYFVLDTGAGRVFTRAGAFKLDGDGYLVDAASGDRVLGWQA